Proteins from one Streptomyces sp. NBC_00289 genomic window:
- a CDS encoding class I adenylate-forming enzyme family protein produces MNGTTRGTLARDPLLGAGNVIERLLAHGVPPEDPALTFDTSADSHSEGTHELSLGELDRLVAVRAAWLHGHGIRPRDVIVVCSRRAVDYVLTYFAANRIGAIPAFVNYLLDEETRTAYVRGLGPSLVLVERDQLASWAQHDIGTPSLRALEECADGDPTRTIAPYCHHADDPVAITHSSGTTGMPKAVISTHSSLFAGLRHWLTLPRAQGSERMLSALPMHNSMIAAVLSALCNRSAFLQLSTQDGTSVLEAIEAWQPHGVYGFPKTWVDLLSLNPSPSRLRSVRAWWNTGDSAHEPHIRALVAFGQRQQATAHGRHTVEGSLFIDGFGSSEMGHSQFSITHHQDTDHYNRCIGRPHAFTEVRVLDPEGNPLPDGSVGQLAICSPTLSPGYWNDSAKTYQARSDGFFLTGDLGYRDSGGYYYHVDRVADALDRADGTRIYTTVIEEQILAACPAVLDCSAVVSHADGEYHTEILLRLQPSAYSDIELDYETHILGVLDPSAARTVRQVSVVPPDKIPVGTTGKVRKFTLRA; encoded by the coding sequence ATGAATGGCACGACCCGCGGAACACTGGCCCGCGACCCTCTCCTGGGGGCAGGCAACGTCATTGAACGCCTTTTGGCTCACGGAGTTCCTCCGGAGGATCCCGCACTCACCTTCGACACCTCCGCCGACAGCCACTCCGAGGGGACACATGAACTGTCTCTCGGCGAGCTGGACCGCCTGGTCGCCGTACGGGCCGCCTGGCTGCACGGGCACGGCATACGACCCAGGGACGTCATCGTCGTGTGCTCCCGGCGCGCTGTCGACTACGTTCTGACTTACTTCGCCGCCAACCGCATCGGTGCCATTCCCGCCTTCGTCAATTACCTCCTCGACGAGGAGACCCGCACGGCCTACGTGCGCGGTCTCGGGCCGTCACTCGTCTTGGTCGAGCGGGACCAGCTGGCCTCCTGGGCTCAGCACGACATCGGGACCCCGTCGCTGCGCGCTCTGGAGGAATGTGCGGACGGCGACCCCACCCGCACTATCGCACCGTACTGCCACCACGCGGACGATCCCGTCGCCATCACACACTCCTCCGGAACAACCGGCATGCCGAAGGCTGTGATCTCCACCCACAGCAGCCTGTTCGCCGGCCTGCGCCACTGGCTGACGCTGCCTCGGGCGCAGGGCAGTGAGCGGATGCTCAGCGCACTGCCGATGCACAACTCGATGATTGCGGCCGTGCTCTCCGCGCTGTGCAACCGTTCGGCGTTCCTTCAGTTGTCAACGCAGGACGGCACGTCAGTGCTGGAGGCGATCGAGGCGTGGCAGCCGCACGGTGTCTACGGCTTCCCAAAAACCTGGGTGGACCTGCTCAGCCTGAACCCGTCCCCCTCCCGGCTGCGTTCGGTACGCGCCTGGTGGAACACCGGCGACAGCGCCCACGAACCCCACATCCGCGCCCTAGTAGCCTTCGGGCAGCGCCAGCAAGCCACCGCCCACGGGCGCCACACTGTTGAGGGATCGCTGTTCATCGACGGATTCGGCTCATCCGAGATGGGGCATTCACAATTCTCCATCACCCATCACCAGGACACCGACCACTACAACCGGTGCATCGGACGCCCGCACGCATTCACCGAGGTCCGCGTTCTCGACCCCGAGGGGAACCCACTTCCGGACGGCAGCGTAGGCCAACTCGCGATCTGTTCGCCCACCTTGTCCCCCGGTTACTGGAACGACTCCGCCAAGACCTATCAGGCCCGGAGTGACGGGTTCTTCCTCACCGGCGATCTCGGCTACCGCGACAGCGGCGGCTACTACTACCACGTCGACCGTGTGGCTGATGCGCTCGACCGGGCGGACGGCACTCGTATCTATACGACCGTCATCGAGGAACAGATCCTCGCCGCCTGCCCTGCAGTACTGGACTGCAGCGCAGTCGTCTCGCACGCCGACGGTGAGTACCACACCGAGATCCTGCTGAGACTGCAGCCCTCCGCCTACAGCGACATCGAGCTGGACTACGAGACCCACATCCTGGGTGTACTCGATCCTTCGGCAGCCCGCACGGTGCGCCAAGTGAGCGTCGTCCCCCCGGACAAGATCCCCGTCGGAACGACCGGGAAGGTCCGCAAATTCACCCTCCGCGCCTGA
- a CDS encoding disulfide bond formation protein DsbA codes for MGVQPRLAASDTLGEVASVLGDAADGISGSPARVDLWCDPVCPWAWTTAQWLLEVRRYRPLALRFRVMSLVLLNEGRTDVDARYRLLARHGWGPARLCIAAEQDFGPQSLARLYPALARRFHDKPVRRGPSALRDALTEAQLPPHLVQTATSTVHDEALRVSHEQAVAAFGAQAGTPLLSLHQEGRTATTFFGPVLDTVPLGADAVRLWDGLFALMLTSGFRELKRHRGAEPARN; via the coding sequence ATGGGAGTCCAGCCGCGGCTGGCCGCTTCGGACACGCTTGGCGAAGTTGCCTCTGTCCTGGGCGACGCGGCAGACGGTATCTCCGGTAGCCCCGCAAGGGTCGACTTGTGGTGCGATCCTGTGTGCCCCTGGGCTTGGACGACCGCGCAGTGGCTGCTGGAGGTACGGCGATACCGGCCACTCGCCCTCAGATTTCGGGTGATGAGCCTTGTCCTCCTCAACGAGGGGCGTACTGACGTGGACGCCCGCTACCGCCTTCTCGCCCGGCACGGATGGGGGCCGGCCCGCCTATGTATCGCCGCTGAACAGGACTTCGGGCCGCAGTCGCTGGCCCGCCTCTATCCGGCGCTGGCACGGCGGTTCCACGACAAACCTGTACGCCGCGGGCCCTCCGCACTGCGCGATGCCCTGACAGAGGCACAGCTGCCCCCGCACCTGGTGCAGACCGCCACCTCGACCGTCCACGACGAAGCCCTGCGTGTCAGCCACGAGCAGGCGGTGGCCGCCTTCGGCGCCCAGGCGGGAACCCCGTTGCTCAGTCTGCACCAGGAAGGCCGAACCGCAACCACATTCTTCGGACCGGTGCTCGACACAGTGCCGCTCGGAGCCGACGCGGTCCGACTATGGGACGGATTGTTCGCTTTGATGCTGACCAGCGGTTTCAGAGAACTCAAGCGCCATCGTGGCGCGGAGCCTGCCCGCAACTGA
- a CDS encoding 3-deoxy-7-phosphoheptulonate synthase, with protein MLSLPPLEILTAQQQPCWPDPAQVEDVRATLRSLAPLITVAELNTLRSRLELVESGRSLVLQGGDCAELFQEAGVETVNRKLDLLRRLSDACRSGTGMPVVTIGRLAGQYAKPRSQAEERLPDGRSVPSYRGDAVNGAAADPAARQHDPRRLLIAYARARHVLKHVGATWREWPPEEHVFVSHELLLKDYELPLVRGWDETHYASSGHFGWIGDRTRALDEWHVSFAENICNPVGVKIGPTAAPADVARLVARLNPLAEPGRLTLIVRMGAAAVEYALSPIVAAVARQGIPVTWLCDPMHGNTVTTTRGQKTRLMPAMMQEVTSFVAVLRGAGQWAGGLHIEVTPDHVVECAWHPDDLSSPQAARYTSACDPRLNTDQADALVRHFLAVT; from the coding sequence GTGCTGAGCCTTCCTCCCCTAGAGATCCTCACCGCGCAACAACAACCGTGCTGGCCTGATCCCGCACAGGTGGAGGACGTCAGAGCCACCCTCCGCAGCCTGGCGCCCTTGATAACCGTCGCAGAACTCAACACGCTGAGATCCCGACTGGAGCTGGTTGAGAGCGGTCGGTCCCTGGTGCTGCAGGGCGGCGACTGCGCCGAGCTGTTCCAGGAGGCCGGAGTCGAGACTGTCAACCGCAAACTGGATCTGCTCCGTCGTCTGTCGGATGCCTGCCGTTCGGGCACAGGGATGCCCGTGGTGACGATCGGTCGGTTGGCCGGCCAGTACGCCAAGCCACGGTCGCAGGCGGAGGAGCGACTTCCGGACGGTCGCAGCGTCCCCAGCTATCGGGGAGACGCTGTCAATGGCGCTGCTGCCGACCCGGCCGCCCGGCAGCACGATCCCCGACGTCTGCTGATCGCCTACGCCAGGGCGAGACATGTCCTGAAGCACGTCGGCGCCACCTGGCGGGAATGGCCGCCTGAGGAGCACGTTTTCGTCTCCCACGAATTGCTACTCAAAGACTACGAGCTTCCCTTGGTGCGCGGATGGGACGAGACCCATTATGCCAGCTCGGGCCACTTCGGCTGGATCGGGGATCGGACCCGGGCTCTGGATGAATGGCATGTTTCCTTCGCGGAGAACATCTGCAATCCCGTCGGCGTCAAGATCGGTCCCACGGCTGCCCCTGCAGACGTGGCCCGACTGGTGGCACGGCTCAACCCCCTTGCAGAACCCGGGAGACTTACCCTGATCGTCCGCATGGGCGCTGCTGCCGTCGAATACGCCCTTTCTCCCATCGTCGCCGCCGTGGCGCGGCAAGGGATTCCGGTCACCTGGCTGTGCGACCCCATGCACGGCAACACCGTCACCACAACCCGAGGCCAAAAGACCCGGTTAATGCCCGCGATGATGCAGGAGGTGACTTCGTTCGTCGCTGTCCTGCGCGGGGCCGGCCAATGGGCCGGGGGGCTGCACATCGAGGTCACTCCCGATCACGTCGTCGAATGCGCGTGGCACCCAGACGACCTCAGCTCACCGCAGGCGGCCCGCTACACCAGCGCCTGCGACCCCCGCTTGAATACCGATCAGGCCGACGCCCTCGTACGGCACTTCCTCGCCGTGACGTAG